The following nucleotide sequence is from Deltaproteobacteria bacterium.
TCCCTCTGGCGGCAGACGACTATGTCTTCCCCGATTTCGTGCCAGGCAAGGGGTTTGAACCTTTCCCGTATCATCTCGCCGTTTGCAATGTCAACGAGCAGGTACCCACCTTTCTTCAACAGCCTCAGGGCCTCGGAGAGTATTTTCCGGTCGCCCTTGGCGGAGGGCAGGTATCCGAGGGAGTTTCCCAGGATGAGTATGCAGTCGAATCTATCCGGATTGAGGCCCGTGTGCCGTGCATCTCCCTGGATGAAGGTGATTGACATTCCCTGCTTCCCCGCCTCCTCTCTTCCCCTTTCTATCAGGTACTGGGAAAAGTCCAGGACGGTAAGGTTTCTAAACCCCCGTGAAAAGAGCTCGATGCTGTGCCTTCCGTGACCACCGCACAGGTCGAGCACCTCGTCATCCGGGGAGAGGGGTATCGTATCGAGTATTATGTCGATTTCCCGGCTGGTCACGGTATCGTCGCACACCGACCGGGCATCGGTAACCAGGTACAGCTCGTCGAAGAGGTTCATCCACCATTCAGGGTCGGCCTTGATGCTCATGTTTCCTCCGTGTGTGCCCCGAAACTGAACAGGCCGTCTGAGGCGAATACGGCGTAGCTTCCCCCCCAGGGCTGGGAACGTGCGATTTCGAGCTCCTCTTCCTCTATGCTGATGATGGGATCCAGCTCTCCCGAGAGCCACATCTTCTCGAGGGTCAGGCAGTCGGACCAGACAGTTTTGCAGTACGACGTGAGGGCGTCGATATGCACTGGTGCCAGCACCCGGGGCCGGAGGGCGATCTTGATCGGCCCGAGAAGGTAAGTGAAGCGCTCTTTCAGGGCCATCTTTTCCTGCATCTGTGCCACTTCGAAAAGGTCCCCGTAGTTCATCTTCAGGATGGCCTCGTTGATACGCGTTACCGCCTCTCTCACGGACACGTTCGATCGCAGGATCCCCAGGGGCTGGACTCCGCCACCGCTGCCCACGTTTGTCGGGATGCCCCCGTACCTGACGAGAAAGCCGAACATCCTGCCCGGGCCGAAGAGGCAGCGGAAGTCGGTCTGATACCGGGTCATGACGACACGCCTGCTCTCTCTGTCCAGATCCGGGTTGTCCTCTGCCCAGAGGCAGAAGGGGATTTTCTCCTGGACGATGTAATTTTTCTCTTTCAGGGCGAGCTCGATTGCTTCATCGGCATTTTCGTTTACCCCCCCGACGCGGACCCCTATCCCCGAATACCCGCGCTCCGGCTTGAGGACCAGGCTCTCCCAGTTCATCCGGGTCCACTCGATGAGGTCTTCGATCGTCTCCCCTCCCGGGCCTTCTGTTTTTCGGGGATAAAACTGCCGGGTCCAGGGAGTCCGTCTGACCGTTTCGGGGTGAAACCTGTCTTTGTGGGCCCCGGTTATGATCTCGTAGGTGCTTTTCACGTTGATCGGCTCAGTGCCTCGTGGGTTGATGACCCGGCCTTCCCCGACGGCCTTCAAGAGAGGCGACAGGCCCTTTTTCCGGTGGAGGGACAGGAGGATATCGGTGTTGAAATCCATGAAGATTATGGAAACGGGATTTCCCCGCCACGACACCTTCCCGCCGGTGAACTCCAGCTCGTGTGGAGCCATGAGCGCTCCGGTGATACCGGGGACAGAGCTGAGCTTTTCTGCGAGGTTGATATTTTCCGTTACGTCTAAAAGCGTCTCTTCCTCGGCCACGACGGCTATCAACCCCGTGTTCGAACCTTCCCGGGAGCGATGAGCCTCCAGCAGCATCTCGGTAAATCCGTCTATCGGGTAAAGGAGGGGGTGGTCGAAATCGAGGTCGACGCCGATGGGAATGATTTCGTTCAGCCTGCTCCAAACTGCCTTTCCGATTATCTGGGTTACGCGCTGGTAATCCCACCCTCCGGGACTTCCAAGGTTCCATTCGGAATGATATCCGCGAAAACCATCCATCACATCTCTCTCAAAGGGGTATATTGTCTCTCACCTTGCAATTTCACGGTGTCCGCTTCCCGCATAGCGGACTATGAAGTACTCTCTTTCGCCCCGTGCCTTTTCAGTATTTTTTCCAGGTGTGGAAAATCGATTTCCCCCTCGACAAGGACGGCTCGAACGAATTCGGGTATGTCTGCCTCTCCAAATTGCCGGTATAGATCCAAGAAGCGCGTGAGCCCAAAAGTGTAGCACACCTGGTAGCCGGGTCTCAACGCGTATTTGGGAACCGCTGAGGCGGCGGCACTTTCGTCGAATACTCTCTCGGCGAGAAAGGCGGCGGCGGATTGCAGGTCCATTTTGCCCGTTTGCAGGTCAAGGTCCACCAGACCCCGCAGTGCCCTGCGATACCGTCTTTTTGCAAGAAGCAGGAGATCTCCCTTCCCGGTGAAATATCCGGTCTGCCTCATGAGCTCCTCGGCAAAACAGGCCCAGCCCTCGTAAAAGAGGGGCGTCTCGATGGGGCGCCTGACGGACCGGCAGCCGTGCCAGCGGCTTGCATCGAGCAGGTGATGGCCCGGGTAGGTCTCGTGGGCCGCCAGCATCCGGTAATCGATGAGGTCCTCCCGGTTGTTGTCCCATTCCTCTCCCGCGGGAACGATCGAAAAGGTCCCTCCGAAAGAGGGGCCGGCGGGGGAAAAACTGTACGAGGAAGCAGCCCGGATCGTGGCCAGGTATGGGGGCACGACGGAGACGCGAACCGGGTAGAGGCGGGAAAATTCAGATGACACGATGCCGGAGTCTATGCAGTGGGCAAGCAGGTTTTCGATCTCCCTTCGGAAAAGCTCCGTCGGCCCCTCGTCCGGAAGCTGCGGTACGCCGATGTGCCTGACGGCTTCGCCCCAGGAGCTTCCCGGAAGGATCTTTTCCGCCTCCCGTTCGAGTATCGTTTTCGTTATTGATATTTCATCTTCTATGGCGCTTCGCACCTCATCCGCACCGACTCCGCAGCGCATGTGATCCCTTATGACGAGATCGAAGAGGTCCCGGGGAAGCAGGAAGCTCTCCCGCGTCGACACGTTGGCCAAAGATTGGTGGAAAGACTCGAGTGCTTCGAGAAGGGGCGGTACTCCCTCTTTCACTGCACCAAGCGGTTTCAGCCAGGCGGTCATTTCGCGAACCATCCTGATGCCCATGTCCCTGAAGAGGGCGGGAATGTTTTTCAGGGATTCCCTGGCTGCTTTCAAAAATGAGGGAAGGCCAGCGGCCCTCTCTGTCCACGCCTGCTGGTCCGGTGTCGTAAGGGCCGAGGCGAGGCCAATGCAGGCTACCGTCAGATAGAAGGTTGGCTGGTCAGACTGGAATCGAACCTCCATGAGCTGTTCCCTGAGAGTTTTCGAGAGGGAGATGAGCGTTTCGATGTCGGTGAGGGTTTCAAGGTCCCCGTTATCTCCGGACAATGCCGCGAGCCTGCTTTCGAAACGGGAGAGCCTCCTTTCGACTTCCCGGACCCTTTCCGCCGAGAAATCGTCCCAGCGTGACCAGTCGGGGGCGTGGGGTACGAGCTGGGGAAAGTAGTAAAACTCGTCGCTCTCACAGCAGACGGGGAAGCAGCCCTGGAGATACCGGAACATGTCGCCGGCCAGGGACTCTACCGCCTGTTCGCTGCCCGGAAAGCTTTTCGGGGGATCTGCCATAAAGTGCC
It contains:
- a CDS encoding methyltransferase domain-containing protein; amino-acid sequence: MSIKADPEWWMNLFDELYLVTDARSVCDDTVTSREIDIILDTIPLSPDDEVLDLCGGHGRHSIELFSRGFRNLTVLDFSQYLIERGREEAGKQGMSITFIQGDARHTGLNPDRFDCILILGNSLGYLPSAKGDRKILSEALRLLKKGGYLLVDIANGEMIRERFKPLAWHEIGEDIVVCRQRELDGDSIHTREMVLSKKDGLIKDSCYSLWIYGPDTFSSLVSSLGFTDVRVISDFSPLMRKGDFGFMNARMVIIGRKP
- a CDS encoding DUF885 family protein, which codes for MADPPKSFPGSEQAVESLAGDMFRYLQGCFPVCCESDEFYYFPQLVPHAPDWSRWDDFSAERVREVERRLSRFESRLAALSGDNGDLETLTDIETLISLSKTLREQLMEVRFQSDQPTFYLTVACIGLASALTTPDQQAWTERAAGLPSFLKAARESLKNIPALFRDMGIRMVREMTAWLKPLGAVKEGVPPLLEALESFHQSLANVSTRESFLLPRDLFDLVIRDHMRCGVGADEVRSAIEDEISITKTILEREAEKILPGSSWGEAVRHIGVPQLPDEGPTELFRREIENLLAHCIDSGIVSSEFSRLYPVRVSVVPPYLATIRAASSYSFSPAGPSFGGTFSIVPAGEEWDNNREDLIDYRMLAAHETYPGHHLLDASRWHGCRSVRRPIETPLFYEGWACFAEELMRQTGYFTGKGDLLLLAKRRYRRALRGLVDLDLQTGKMDLQSAAAFLAERVFDESAAASAVPKYALRPGYQVCYTFGLTRFLDLYRQFGEADIPEFVRAVLVEGEIDFPHLEKILKRHGAKESTS